The Miscanthus floridulus cultivar M001 chromosome 17, ASM1932011v1, whole genome shotgun sequence genome has a window encoding:
- the LOC136516854 gene encoding adenine/guanine permease AZG1, translated as MANSIIPSTSSTGEHAAASASVTTKLGQLNAAVERSWVGRRFRLAARGTTFTTELRAGTATFLTMAYILAVNASILSDSGATCTVDDCDAPSPGCKFPPVDPGYAACVARARRDLIVATAASSVIGSFIMGAFANLPIALAPGMGTNAYFAYTVVGFHGSGTLSYRKALAAVFLEGLIFLLISIVGLRSKLAQFIPKPVRISASAGIGLFLAFIGLQSNEGVGLVGFSSSTLVTLGACPASQRASVAPVLTFPNGTVALMPGGTVSGGILCLSGRMTSPTFWLAVVGFLIIAFCLIKSVKGALIYGILFVTFVSWPRHTAVTAFPDTPAGDDSFHYFKKVFDVHRIQSTAGALDFSGIGHGYFWEALITFLYVDILDTTGSLYTMARFAGFVDDVTGEFEGQYFAFMSDATAIVFGSLLGTSPVTAFIESSTGIREGGRTGLAALTTATYFAAALFITPVLASIPSWAVGPPLVLVGVMMMRAVAEVDWDDMRQAVPAFLTLALMPLTYSIAYGLVGGIASYMLLHSWDWACQATRRLGFRKKIGGGAERTNGGGEEQSKDMESA; from the coding sequence ATGGCCAACTCCATCATCCCGAGTACAAGCAGCACCGGGGAGCACGCTGCGGCGTCGGCATCGGTCACGACGAAGCTGGGCCAGCTCAACGCGGCGGTGGAGCGGTCATGGGTCGGCCGACGGTTCCGCCTCGCTGCGCGCGGGACCACGTTCACCACGGAGCTGCGCGCCGGCACGGCCACGTTCCTCACCATGGCCTACATCCTCGCCGTCAACGCGTCCATCCTTTCCGACTCCGGTGCCACGTGCACCGTGGACGACTGCGACGCGCCGTCCCCAGGGTGTAAGTTCCCGCCCGTGGACCCCGGGTACGCCGCCTGCGTGGCGCGCGCCCGCCGGGACCTCATCGTGGCCACCGCGGCGTCGTCCGTGATCGGGTCCTTCATCATGGGCGCCTTCGCCAACCTCCCCATCGCGCTCGCACCAGGGATGGGCACCAACGCCTACTTCGCCTACACGGTTGTCGGCTTCCACGGCTCCGGCACGCTCTCCTACCGCAAGGCGCTCGCAGCGGTCTTCCTCGAGGGCCTCATCTTCCTCCTTATCTCCATCGTGGGCTTGCGGTCCAAGCTCGCCCAGTTCATCCCAAAACCTGTGCGGATCTCGGCGTCCGCAGGGATCGGGCTGTTCCTGGCCTTCATCGGGTTGCAGAGCAACGAGGGCGTGGGGCTCGTGGGCTTCAGCTCGTCGACGCTGGTCACGCTGGGCGCGTGCCCGGCGTCGCAGCGCGCGTCCGTCGCACCAGTGCTGACGTTCCCCAATGGCACGGTGGCGCTGATGCCGGGCGGCACCGTCTCCGGCGGCATACTCTGCCTCTCGGGGCGAATGACCTCCCCGACGTTCTGGCTCGCCGTCGTGGGGTTCCTCATCATCGCCTTCTGCCTCATCAAGAGCGTCAAGGGCGCTCTCATCTACGGCATCCTGTTCGTGACCTTCGTGTCCTGGCCGCGCCACACCGCCGTCACCGCATTCCCGGACACGCCCGCCGGCGACGACAGCTTCCACTACTTCAAGAAGGTGTTCGACGTGCACCGGATCCAGTCCACGGCCGGCGCGCTCGACTTCAGCGGCATCGGCCACGGCTACTTCTGGGAGGCTCTCATCACCTTCCTCTACGTCGACATCCTCGACACGACCGGCAGTCTCTACACCATGGCGCGGTTCGCCGGATTCGTGGACGATGTGACGGGGGAGTTCGAGGGCCAGTACTTCGCCTTCATGTCCGACGCGACGGCCATCGTGTTTGGCTCGCTCCTGGGCACGTCCCCGGTTACGGCGTTCATCGAGTCGTCGACGGGAATCAGGGAGGGCGGCCGGACGGGGCTGGCGGCGCTCACGACGGCGACATACTTCGCGGCGGCGCTGTTCATCACTCCGGTGCTCGCGTCGATCCCGTCTTGGGCGGTCGGGCCACCGCTGGTGCTGGTGGGCGTCATGATGATGCGCGCGGTGGCGGAGGTCGACTGGGACGACATGCGGCAGGCCGTGCCGGCGTTCCTAACACTAGCGCTCATGCCGCTCACCTACTCCATCGCCTACGGACTCGTCGGCGGTATCGCCTCCTACATGCTCCTCCACTCGTGGGACTGGGCGTGCCAAGCGACCAGGAGGCTCGGCTTCCGGAAGAAGATCGGAGGCGGCGCGGAGAGGACTAATGGCGGCGGCGAAGAGCAGAGCAAGGATATGGAATCGGCATAA